A genome region from Pristis pectinata isolate sPriPec2 chromosome 4, sPriPec2.1.pri, whole genome shotgun sequence includes the following:
- the LOC127569195 gene encoding LOW QUALITY PROTEIN: zona pellucida sperm-binding protein 3-like (The sequence of the model RefSeq protein was modified relative to this genomic sequence to represent the inferred CDS: deleted 1 base in 1 codon): MGCMSVAAGCRKGNVSSNPIKSTWIPFSLTKAGEGHRSFSLRLMIDDWVTECTSTVYYLGDLIHIEVSVSMTNHMPLKLYIDRCVATLSPDKDSTPRYPIIDRNGCLLDSRAEDSHLRAAKREA, from the exons ATGGGCTGCATGAGTGTGGCAGCAGGTTGCAG GAAGGGAAATGTGAGCAGTAACCCGATCAAATCCACCTGGATCCCATTCAGCTTGACCAAGGCTGGAGAAGGGCATCGGTCATTCTCACTGCGTCTAATGATTG ATGACTGGGTCACGGAGTGCACCTCCACTGTCTACTACCTGGGGGACCTCATTCACATCGAGGTCTCTGTTTCAATGACCAACCACATGCCCCTGAAGCTCTACATTGACCGGTGTGTAGCCACACTGAGCCCAGACAAGGACTCCACC CCAAGATACCCCATCATTGACCGTAATGG TTGCCTCCTGGACAGCAGAGCTGAGGACTCCCACCTTCGTGCTGCCAAGAGGGAAGCGTGA